The following proteins are encoded in a genomic region of Peromyscus eremicus chromosome 14, PerEre_H2_v1, whole genome shotgun sequence:
- the LOC131924581 gene encoding melanoma inhibitory activity protein 2-like — translation MAEISVRRILLLVISLAKCLEGTKLLAHLKKCGDLECETLISRVLALRDHTGPDCRYLNFTTGEEISVYVKLAGEREDLWAGSKGKDFGFFPRDAVQIEEVFISEEVEMPTKESDFLCLLGEGYIFGSEHSELNGDGDENMYPYEEDEDPNYNIYESDFQPEPDFYAASEGPFFEDQISASEAPEDFSISNESKDWEEAGSAGSGEQDYTPDVDHVLPSQSLPETQERFGLGREETGEKAFEADTEPTQESSFQSRKLTVEEENDLEKLNNAEPQMELEQDPESQFDSEAPEFSPVPEEQYELVSESENTLKPQTTGWFGGGFTSYLGFGEEDPGLELLSKESSPPLQDVPSSVSPDEEAPAPCREVQTDEEEAVINDSSTLSPSWFNLGFGMLGFAYADEDKNISDDGKSEDGKVDNHKHPLANDFDPGKERERKMITAVETEDQISKDRALEKTDDSDSMQYLKRFFDNPWSFQNLPEDTELPFSQQMLDQDDIVENDRTEELSTEKSATENMKDPMMLEGRYSPSDTASEIELPMRVHEGIHFKTSSLKGNEEDSESQVASEGPAVAEIDRSVEGALLGSQLVSQKEEIRFRNYISSGDIFFSKTTEHDAEFQILKYFFQIDVYGFMNSAFSPSEIFIERGDVAKNFEFRQSRPQFGLKSPAVKEPPSCNGSKNRALNLEGKLLHLVLFLSGRLVLGRRPQGLDDLAPPWALPPAASALQLSVLPLPVLRG, via the exons ATGGCGGAAATCAGTGTTCGAAGAATCCTTCTTTTGGTTATTTCTCTGGCTAAGTGTCTGGAGGGCACAAAGCTGCTGGCACACCTCAAAAAGTGTGGTGACTTGGAATGTGAAA CTTTAATCAGCAGAGTCTTAGCCCTGAGAGATCACACAGGACCTGACTGTCGGTACCTAAACTTCACTACGGGAGAAGAGATATCTGTTTATGTTAAActtgcaggagagagagaagatttgTGGGCAGGAAGC AAGGGAAAGGACTTTGGATTTTTTCCCAGAGACGCAGTCCAAATTGAAGAAGTGTTCATATCTGAAGAAGTCGAAATGCCAACTAAA gAGTCTGactttctttgtcttcttggGGAAGGCTACATATTTGGAAGCGAACACAGTGAGTTAAACGGAGATGGTGATGAAAATATGTACCCATATGAGGAAGATGAAGACCCaaactataacatatatgaaaGTGATTTTCAGCCAGAACCTGACTTTTATGCAGCTTCCGAAGGACCTTTTTTTGAAGACCAAATTTCAGCATCAGAAGCTCCTGAAGATTTCAGCATTTCTAATGAGTCTAAGGATTGGGAAGAGGCTGGAAGTGCGGGCAGTGGGGAGCAGGATTACACTCCAGATGTGGACCATGTCTTGCCATCCCAAAGCTTGCCTGAAACACAAGAACGGTTTGGACTGGGGAGAGAAGAAACTGGAGAGAAGGCTTTTGAAGCAGATACTGAACCCACACAAGAAAGCTCATTTCAAAGTAGAAAATTAACAGTGGAAGAGGAGAATGACCTAGAGAAATTAAACAATGCTGAACCCCAAATGGAACTTGAGCAGGATCCAGAATCCCAGTTTGACTCAGAGGCACCAGAATTCAGTCCAGTGCCAGAGGAACAGTATGAACTAGTGTCTGAGTCAGAGAACACCCTCAAGCCTCAAACCACTGGCTGGTTTGGTGGTGGATTTACAAGTTATTTGGGTTTTGGAGAGGAGGATCCAGGACTTGAGTTATTGTCCAAAGAAAGCAGTCCGCCATTACAAGATGTTCCCAGTTCTGTTTCACCTGATGAAGAAGCCCCAGCTCCATGCAGAGAAGTACAGACGGACGAAGAAGAAGCAGTCATTAACGACAGCTCAACTCTCAGTCCAAGCTGGTTTAACTTGGGTTTTGGTATGCTAGGCTTTGCCTATGCTGATGAAGACAAAAATATTTCAGATGATGGGAAAAGTGAAGATGGCAAGGTAGATAACCACAAACATCCTCTAGCAAATGACTTTGACCCCGGAAAGGAACGAGAAAGGAAAATGATAACAGCCGTGGAAACAGAAGATCAAATAAGTAAGGACAGGGCCTTAGAGAAGACAGATGATTCTGATTCTATGCAGTACCTGAAGAGGTTCTTTGATAACCCTTGGAGCTTCCAGAATCTCCCAGAGGACACAGAATTACCATTTTCCCAACAGATGCTGGATCAAGATGATATAGTTGAAAATGACAGAACTGAAGAACTctccactgaaaagtctgccacaGAGAACATGAAAGATCCCATGATGCTGGAGGGCAGATACAGCCCGTCAG ATACGGCCTCTGAAATAGAGTTACCTATGAGAGTCCATGAAGGAATACATTTCAAAACCTCGTCTTTGAAGGGGAATGAGGAAGATTCAGAGTCACAGGTGGCCTCTGAAGGGCCTGCTGTGGCAGAAATCGACAGGTCTGTGGAAGGTGCCCTGCTCGGTAGTCAGCTGGTTTCTCAAAAAG AAGAAATTAGATTCAGAAATTATATATCAagtggtgatatttttttttctaaaacaacaGAGCACGATGCAGAATTTCAGATTCTGAAGTATTTCTTTCAAATTGATGTCTATGGCTTCATGAATTCTGCTTTTTCACCATCTGAAATTTTTATAGAAAGG GGTGATGTGGCAAAGAACTTCGAGTTTCGACAAAGTAGGCCTCAGTTTGGTCTTAAGTCACCGGCTGTAAAGGAACC CCCTTCATGCAACGGCTCCAAAAATAGAGCCCTAAATTTAGAGGGCAAGCTGCTACATTTAGTTCTTTTTCTCAGTGGGCGCCTCGTGCTGGGCAGACGTCCACAGGGGCTCGATGATTTAG CGCCTCCCTGGGCATTACCCCCGGCAGCCTCGGCGCTCCAGCTCTCCGTGCTCCCGCTCCCCGTGCTCCGGGGTTGA